DNA sequence from the Thiosulfativibrio zosterae genome:
TGCGGGTAAAACAACAACAACTGAGCGTATTTTGTATTACACCGGTGTTTCTCATAAAATTGGTGAGGTTCATGACGGTGGCGCAACCATGGACTGGATGGAGCAAGAGCAAGAACGTGGTATTACCATTACTTCTGCAGCGACAACAGCGCATTGGAGCGGGATGGCTAAGCAATATGCACAGCACCGTATTAACATTATCGATACGCCAGGTCACGTTGACTTTACAATCGAAGTAGAGCGTTCATTGCGTGTTTTAGATGGTGCGGTTACTTGTTTCTGTTCAGTTTCTGGTGTAGAGCCTCAGTCTGAAACAGTGTGGCGCCAAGCGGATAAGTATGGCGTTCCTCGTATGGGCTTTGTTAATAAAATGGACAGAGCTGGAGCTAATTTCTTGAATGTTAACCAGATGGTTATCGATCGTCTAGGTGCAAAACCTGTGCCTATGCAGTTACCAATTGGTGCAGAAGAAACTTTCCGTGGTGTAGTTGACTTGGTTAAGATGCAAGCAATCTACTGGGAAGAAGAGAATATGGGTATGCAGTACCGATATGAAGACATTCCTGCAGACATGATTAAATTGTGTCAAGAATGGCGCGAAAAAATGGTGGAGTCTGCCGCCGAAGCATCTGAAGAATTAATGGATAAATATCTTGAAGAAGGTGATTTGTCAGAAGCTGAAATTAAAGAAGGTATTCGTAAGCGTTGTATCGCAGTTGAAATCGTACCTATGTTCTGTGGTTCTGCCTTTAAAAATAAAGGTGTTCAAACTTTACTTGATGGTGTTATTGATTACTTGCCTGCGCCAATTGATGTTCCTGCGATTAAAGGTGAGCTTGAAGATGGTACACCAGCAGAGCGTCATTCGACTGATGACGAGCCTTTTGCAGCACTTGCATTCAAAATCATGACAGATCCTTATGTTGGGACGCTTACATTTATGCGTGTTTACTCTGGTTTCTTGGCAGCAGGAAGTCCAGTGTATAACTCGGTTAAGCAGAAGCGTGAACGCGTAGGTCGTATGTTGCAAATGCATGCAAACTCTCGTGAAGAGATTAAAGAAGTGCGTGCAGGTGAGATTGCTTGTGCCGTTGGTCTTAAAGATACAACGACTGGTGATACTTTGTGTGATCCAGACAATAGAATTATTCTTGAGCGTATGGATTTCCCAGAGCCAGTAATTTCGATTGCAATTGAGCCTAAAACCAAAGCTGACCAAGAAAAAATGGGTATTGCTTTAGGTAAATTGGCAGCTGAGGATCCTTCTTTCCGTGTACATACGGATGAAGAAACAGGCGAAACGATTATTTCTGGTATGGGTGAATTGCATTTAGACATCATCGTTGATCGTATGAAGCGCGAATTTAGTGTTGAGGCAAATATTGGTGCGCCTCAAGTTTCTTACCGTGAAACTATTCGCACTGCTGTTGAAGCTGAAGGTAAATTTGTTCGTCAGTCTGGTGGTCGTGGTCAGTATGGGCATGTTGTATTCAAAATGTTCCCACAAGAACCTGGTACTGGCTTTGAATTCGTCAATAGCACAGTAGGTGGTTCTGTTCCGCGTGAATACATCAGTGCGGTTGAGAAAGGTGCAAAAGCTCAATTGGAAAACGGTGTAATTGCTGGCTTCCCAATGGTTGATGTTAAAGTTGAATTGATTGATGGTTCATACCATGATGTTGACTCAAACGAAATGGCGTTCAGTGTTGCTGCTGGTATGGGTGTTAAAGCCGGTGCTGCAAAAGCAAATCCTGTAATTCTTGAGCCAATCATGGCTGTAGAAGTAACAACGCCTGAAGAGTATATGGGTGACATCATTGGTGACCTTAACCGTCGTCGCGGCTTAGTATTGGCTATGGATGACATTCCGACTGGAAAGTCAGTAAAAGCTGAGGTACCACTTTCAGAGATGTTTGGTTATTCTAACCAAATGCGTTCTTTGACTCAGGGTCGCGCTAACTACAGCATGGAGTTCAAGAAATACAATGACGCTCCTCGTAACATTCAAGAAGAAATTATCGCAAAGTCGAAAAAAGGTTCTTAATTAAACTTTAGCCCCGTTGGCGGGGCTTCTAATAAGGTAGATAAAAATGGCAAAAGCAAAGTTTGAACGCTCAAAACCGCACGTAAACGTTGGAACTATCGGTCACGTAGACCATGGTAAGACCACATTAACAGCGGCATTAACAATTGTACAAGCACGTAAATTTGGTGGAGAAGTTAAAGACTACGGTCAAATTGACAACGCACCAGAAGAAAGAGAGCGTGGAATCACCATCTCTACATCACACGTAGAATACGAATCAGAAGCCCGTCACTACGCACACGTAGACTGCCCAGGCCACGCTGACTATGTTAAAAACATGATCACTGGTGCTGCACAGATGGACGGCGCAATCCTAGTATGTTCAGCAGCTGACGGCCCAATGCCACAGACTCGTGAACACATCCTATTATCACGTCAAGTAGGTGTACCATACATTGTAGTATTCCTAAACAAAGCAGACATGGTAGACGACGAAGAGTTAATGGAACTAGTAGAAATGGAAATCCGCGAACTACTAGACATGTACGACTTCCCAGGTGATGACACACCAGTAATCATGGGTTCTGCACTAAAAGCAATCGAAGGTGACCAATCAGAAATCGGTGAACCAGCAATTGCGCGTTTAGTAGAAGCACTAGATACCTACATCCCAACACCAACTCGTGAAACAGACAAGCCATTCTTAATGCCAGTAGAAGACATCTTCTCAATCCAAGGCCGTGGAACAGTAGCAACTGGACGTATCGAAACTGGTGTGATCAAAGTAGGTGAAACAGTACAAATTATCGGTATTCGCCCAACCACTGAAACAACAGTAACTGGTGTAGAAATGTTCCGTAAACTACTAGACCAAGGTGAAGCGGGTGACAACGTAGGTATCCTATTACGTGGAACCAAGCGTGAAGACATCGAACGTGGTCAAGTATTGGCACACAAAGGCACAGTAACTCCACACACCAAGTTCGAAGCAGAAGTTTACGTACTAGGTAAAGATGAAGGTGGTCGTCATACACCATTCTTCAACGGCTATCGTCCACAGTTCTATTTCCGTACCACTGACGTAACTGGCGCATGTCAATTACCAGCGGGTGTTGAAATGGTAATGCCAGGTGATAACGTACAGATGACTGTAGAGTTGATCAACCCAATCGCCATGTCAGAAGGTCTACGTTTCGCAATCCGCGAAGGTGGTCGTACTGTAGGTGCGGGTGTTGTTGCTAAAATTCTTGCTTAATATTTAGTTAAGTACAGCGTTTTGTAAAAAGAGAGCTTCGGCTCTCTTTTTTTATTTTAAATTAATAAGTTGCAGTTTAAAAAAGAAGTCAGTATAATCCGCTTCTTTAGTTTGTGGGTGCTTTCAGTGCATCTGCTTTTCTATATCTTAAAATAACGAGAATGAAATTATGGCGACTCAGAATATTCGTATTCGCTTGAAAGCGTTTGATCATAGATTGATTGATCAATCTGCTAAAGAAATTACTGAGACAGCAAAAAGAACTGGTGCACAAGTCCGTGGTCCAATTCCTATGCCTACTCGTAAAGAGCGTTTTACAATTTTGGTTTCACCGCATGTTAACAAAGATGCGCGTGACCAATATGAGCTTCGTACTCACAAAAGAATGCTAGATATCGTTGATCCTACAGATAAAACTGTAGATGCATTGATGAAATTAGATCTTGCTGCGGGTGTGGATGTTCAACTAGAGTTACGTTAATTCGTAACAAGTGCTAGCTATCAATCGTAATAGCTAGGTTTAATAATAATGAGGTGTATTATGAGTATTGGTGTCATTGGGCATAAGATTGGTATGACTCGTATTTTTGATGAATCAGGTGTTTCTACGCCTGTTACAGTCATCGAAGTTCAGCCAAATAGAATTACTCAATTAAAAACTGCTTCAATTGATGGCTATTCTGCAGTCCAGGTTACTTTAGGTAAAAAGCACGCTGGTCGTGTTTCTAAGCCTGAAGCCGGTCACTTTGCAAAAGCTGGTGTTGAAGCAGGCGTTGGTTTGTGGGAATTTCGTGTAGATTCTGACACAGATCTAGCTGGTTTAGAATTGGGTGGAGAGATTACTGTTGCACAACTTTCAGATTTGAATGTAGTTGATGTGACTGGTGTTACGAAAGGTAAGGGTTTCCAGGGTGGAGTTAAGCGTCATAATTTCAGAACGCAAGACATGACTCACGGTAACTCTGTTTCTCACAGAGCACCTGGTTCTATCGGTCAAAACCAAACCCCTGGTCGTGTATTTAAGGGTAAGAAAATGGCGGGGCACATGGGTGCAGTTCGTCAGACTACTCAAAACCTTGGCTTAGTCAAAGTAGATGTTGAAAACAATCTTTTATTGATTAAAGGTGCAGTTCCTGGTGCTAAAGGTAGCACTGTTATTGTACGTAAGACAGTCAAGTAAGGCGGGTGTCATGGAATTTAAATTAATTGAATTAACAACTGGTAAAGAATCAGGTTCTGTATCAGTTGCAGAAAATGTATTTGGCGTTGAGTTTAACGAGTCATTGGTTCATCAAGTAGTTACTGCTTACATGAATGGTGCTCGTTCTGGAACTAAAGGCCAAAAAAATAGAGCAGCAGTCAGCGGTGGTGGTGCAAAGCCTTGGAATCAAAAAGGTTCTGGACGCGCTCGTGCCGGTACTTCTCGTAGTCCAATTTGGGTTGGTGGTGGTCGTGCATTTGCTGGTCACAATAGAGATTTTTCTCAAAAAGTAAATCGTAAAATGTACCGTGGTGCAATGCGTTCAATTATTTCTGAGCTTGGTCGTACTGGTCGTTTGGTGATTGTTGATGAGTTTAAGATTGATGCGCCTAAGACTAAAGAATTTAAAGCAAAATTAGCAAACCTTAGCATTGAAGATGTTTTAGTTGTTACTGAAGGTTTTGATGAGTATTTATACTTGTCAGCTCGTAATTTATATCATGCAGATGTGTGTGATGTTGCGTCTTTAGATCCAGTAAGTTTGATTGGCTTTAAGAATGTCATTATGACTCAAGGTGCTGTTAGACAGCTTGAGGAGAGCTTAGCATGAAGCAAGAACGTTTATTAAAAGTATTGTTGGCTCCACATATTTCTGAGAAGTCAGCTTATGCAGCTGAAGCTAATCAGTACGTATTTAAAGTCGAGCCTACTGCAACTAAGCCAGAAGTAAAGGCAGCGGTAGAGTCACTTTTTAATGTAAAAGTACAGTCAGTAAACATGATTAACTTAAAGGGCAAAACAAAAGTCTTTAAGGGTCGTGTTGGTAAACGCAATGGTGTGCGTAAGGCAATCGTTCGTTTGGTAGAAGGTCAAGAAATTGACTTTTCTGGCGCGGAATAAGGAGTCTTCTGATGGCAATTATTAAAAAATCAAAGCCAACCTCTCCAGGTCGTCGCTTTGTTGTTCAGATTGTTGAACCAACATTGCACAAAGGCAAACCACATGCAGCTTTATTAGAAAAAAAATCTAAGAAAGGTGGTCGTAATTCAAATGGTCGTATTACTGTTCGTCACCAAGGTGGTGGTCATAAGCAACATTACCGTTTAGTAGATTTTAAACGTGATAAAGATGGTATTCCAGCAACTGTTGAGCGTTTAGAGTACGATCCAAACCGTACAGCTCATATTGCTTTAATTAAGTATGCAGATGGACACCGTGCCTATATCCTAGCACCTAAAAATGTTACAGCAGGCGATGTTATTGAGTCTGGTGCGCATGTGTCTATTAAGCCAGGAAATTGTTTACCTTTAAGAAACATCCCGGTTGGTACAGTTGTGCATGCATTGGAAATGCGTCCAGGAAAGGGTGCACAGATTGCACGTAGTGCTGGTGCGGCAGTTCAAATTGCAGGTCGTGATGGTGCTTATGTTTTAGTAAAACTTCGTTCTGGTGAAATGCGTAAGATTCTTTCTGAATGTCGCGCAACTATCGGTGAAGTGGGTAATTCAGAACACAGTCTTCGTAAGCTAGGTAAGGCCGGTGCTTCTCGTTGGAGAGGTGTTAGACCTACTGTTCGTGGTGTTGCGATGAACCCTGTTGACCATCCGCACGGTGGTGGTGAAGGTCGTTCTTCCGGTGGTCGTCACCCTGTCAGTCCATGGGGTGTTCCAACTAAAGGTAAGAAGACTCGTAGTAATAAGCGTACTGATAAAATGATCGTACGTCGTAGAAACAGTAAGTAAGGAAGGATTCATGCCACGTTCAGTTAAAAAAGGTCCTTTTGTAGATCATCACCTTTATAAAAAGGTGATGGAGGCACAAGAATCTGGTAATAAGCGTCCAATTAAAACTTGGTCAAGAAGATCGGTGATTTTACCCGATATGATTGGTTTAACTCTTGCCGTTCATAACGGTAAAGAACATATCCCAGTATTTGTATCAGAAAATATGGTTGGCCATAAATTAGGTGAGTTCTCTATGACTAGAACTTTCCGTGGTCATGCTGCTGATAAAAAAGCTAAGCGATAGGAGAATAATCATGCAAGTCAGTGCAACACATAAATTTGCTCGTATCTCTCCTCAAAAAGCTCGTTTAGTAGCAGATATGATTAGAGGGAAAGATGTCGAGTCAGCCGTCAATATTCTAACTTTTAGCAATAAAAAAGCAGCTGAGTTAATTAAGAAAGTACTTAATTCAGCCATTGCAAATGCTGAGAATAATGAAGGTGCAGATATCGATGAACTAAAAGTAACTGCAACCTTTATCAATGAAGGTCCAATTATGAAGCGTATGCGTGCGAGAGCAAAGGGTCGTGGAAACCGTATCCAAAAGCGTATTAGTCATATTACAGTTACTGTTGGCGATAAGTAAGGAGAACCAGAATGGGTCAAAAAGTACATCCAGTAGGTATTCGTTTAGGAATTACCAAGGATTGGAACGCTCGCTGGTATGCGGATAGTAAGCACTATTCGGATTTCCTTGTAAGCGATGTCGAAATCAGAAAGATTTTAAATGAAAAATTATCACATGCTTCAATCAGTAAGATTCACATTGAGCGTGTTGCTAATGGAGTGCGTGTAACACTTCATACTGCGCGTCCAGGTGTTGTTATTGGTAAAAAAGGTGAAGATATTGAGAAAATCAAACAGTTGTTAATGGCTAAGACTGGCCTACCTGTCAATATCAATATCGAAGAAATTAAAAAGCCTGAGTTGGATGCTAAATTGGTTGCTGAGAGTATTGCTCAGCAACTAGAAAAACGTATCCAGTTTAGACGTGCAATGAAGCGTGCTGTTGGCAATGCTATGCGTATTGGTGCTGGTGGAATCAAAGTGAACATTTCTGGCCGTTTAAACGGTGCTGAAATTGCTCGTGCTGAATGGTATCGTGAAGGTCGTGTGCCTCTACATACTTTCCGTGCTGATATTGATTATGCGACTTTTGAAGCAGATACAACCTACGGGAAAATTGGTGTTAAAGTTTGGATCTTTAAAGGTGAAAAGCTTGGTAAATTTTCTCTAGATAACGAAAAGCAAGCTACTGCCAAAAAAGGCCGCAACTAAAAGGATACTAAATTATGTTATTACCTAAACGTACAAAGTTTAGAAAAGTTCATAAAGGGCGTAACCGTGGTTTGGCTTTAGTTGGTAATAAAGTAAGCTTCGGTGAGTTCGGCTTAAAAGCTGTTGAGCGTGGCCGTATGACATCAAGACAAATTGAAGCCGGTCGTCGTGTTATGACTCGTAAAGTAAAACGTGGTGCTAAGATTTGGATTCGTGTATTCCCTGATAAGCCAATTACCAGTAAGCCTCTTGAGGTTCGTATGGGTAAAGGTAAAGGGAGTGTTGAATATTGGGTTGCTCAAATTCAACCAGGTCGTATGATTTATGAAATGCAGGGTGTTGAGGAAACAGTTGCTCGTGAAGCTTTTGAGCTTGCAGCTGCTAAGTTACCATTTAAGACCCAGTTTGTAACAAGAACGGTGATGTAAGATGTCAGTAAAATCATTACAAGAAAAATCGGTTGATGAGTTACGCGCAGAGTTAATCGCTTTGTTGCAAGAGCAATTTAACTTAAGAATGCAACATGCAACTGGTCAGTTGAAAAATACTGCTCAATTGAAGGCCGTCCGTCGTTCTGTTGCAAGAGTTAAAACCATCATTCGTCAAAAAGTGAGTAAATAAGAATGTCTGGTACAGAAACAAAAGCACGTATGATGCAAGGAACAGTTGTTAGCAATAGCATGCAATCATCTATTGTTGTAAAAATTGATCGTTTCGTTAAGCATCCAAAGTATAAGAAGTTTATTAGAAAGTCTACAAAAGTTATGGCTCACGATGCTGAAAATGCATGTGAAGTTGGTGATACTGTTTCTATTAAAGAATGCAGACCATTATCAAAGAACAAAACTTGGACTTTAGTCAGTATTGACGCAAAAGCTAAACTTTAATATTTAACAATTTAAATTTTTAGCAAATAACCGCCAAAATAACCAAGCCATGAAAATGGGACTAGTTATTCTGGTGGTTTTTGTGCTATAATCGTTTTTTTTCACAATTTAAGTATGGAGTATCACCATGATTCAGATGCAAACAGTACTTGATGTTGCTGATAACAGTGGCGCTAAACGCGTTCAATGTATAAAAGTATTGGGCGGTTCAAAGCGTCGTTATGCTGGTATTGGTGATGTTATTAAGGTTGCAATTAAAGAAGCAGCCCCTCGTGGAAAGGTCAAGAAAGGTGATGTATACAATGCGGTTGTTGTCAGAACAGCTAAGGGTGTACGTCGTCCAGATGGTTCGTTAATTAAATTTGATGGCAATGCTGCTGTTATTCTTAATAACAAAAAAGAGCCAATTGGAACCCGTATCTTTGGACCAGTAACTCGTGAGCTAAGAAATGAAAAATTTATGAAAATTGTTTCATTAGCTCCTGAAGTGTTATAAGGATTTAGATAATGAATCGTTTGAAAAAAGGTGATGAAGTAATCATCATTACTGGTAGAGATAAAGCTAAGAAAGGTTCAATTTCTGCTGTTCTATCAGGTGACAAAGTAATCGTTGATGGTATTAACTTAGTCAAAAAGCATGTCAAAGCAAATCCAATGACTGGTGAGCAAGGTGGTATCGTTTCGAAAGAAATGCCTATTGCTGCATCAAATGTTGCTTTATATAACCCTGAAACACAAAAAGCTGACAAGGTCGGTGTACGTGTAGAAGATGGTGTTAAAGTGCGTTTCTTTAAATCTACAGGAAAAGCGGTTGACGCTTAATTAGGTTAGGAATATGGCAAGATTAAAAAAAATTTATAAAGAAGAAGTATTACCAAAGCTTATGGAAAAGTTTGGTTATTCTTCTCCTATGCAAGCACCTAAACTGTTAAAGATTACAGTTAACATGGGTGTCGGCGATGCAATTGCAGACAAGAAAGTTCTTGATAATGCAGTTGCTGATATGGAAGCAATTACAGGTCAAAAAGTTGTTCGCACCTTGGCTCGTAAATCAGTTGCTAGCTTTAAGGTCCGTGATGGATATCCTTTGGGTTGTAAAGTAACTTTACGTGGCGAAAAAATGTATGAATTTTTAGACCGTTTAGTGAATATTGCTTTACCACGCGTTAGAGACTTCCAAGGCGTCAATGCAAAAGCATTTGATGGCCGTGGTAACTATAACCTAGGTCTTAAAGAGCAAATCATTTTCCCTGAAATTGAATTTGAAAAAGTCGATAAGATTCGTGGTATGGATATTAACTTCGCTACAACTGCAGCAACAAATGAAGAAGCTAAAGCTTTATTAGAAGCATTTAACTTCCCGTTTAAGAAGTAAGGAGTATCTCGTGGCTAAGAAATCAATGATTGCTAGAGAGAACAAAAGAGCTGAGACTGTTGCTAAGTATGCTGATAAGCGTGCTGAATTAAAGGCTGCAACAGTTAATATCAATTTAAGTTATGAAGAGCGTTTAGATGCAATTGAGAAGTTAAGTAAACTACCTCGCAATTCTTCTTCAGTTCGTCAGCGTAACCGCTGTCGTTTGACTGGGCGCCCTCATGGTGTTTATAGAAAGTTTGGTTTATCACGTAACATGCTAAGAATTTTAGCAATGCAAGGTGATGTTCCAGGTTTAAGAAAAGCTAGTTGGTAAGGATTAAGTAATATGAGTATGTCTGATCCAATTGCGGATATGTTAACTCGCATCAGAAATGGCCAGATGGCTGGTCATTCAAATGTTGTCATTCCTTCTTCAAAAGTTAAGGTTGCCTTAGCTAAAGTTCTTAAAGATGAAGGTTATGTAAATACATATAGCATTAAAGAAGTAAACGGTAAGTCTGAGTTGTCTGTTGATCTTAAGTACTATGAAGGTAAGCCTGTCATAGAAATGATCAAGCGTGTTAGTAGACCAGGTTTACGTGTTTATAAAAATAAAAATGAATTACCACAAGTAATTGCTGGTATGGGTGTAGCTATTATTTCTACATCTCAAGGAATCATGTCTGATCGTCAAGCTCGTACTGCGGGTGTTGGTGGTGAGATTATTTGTTACGTTGCTTAAGGAGATTTAGATGTCAAGAATTGCAAAGTCTCCAATTACATTACCCTCTGGTGTTGATGTAAAAGTAAATGGAACAATGGTAACTGTTAAAGGCGCTAAGGCAACTTTGGAAAAACAGTTAAACAATAAAGTCGTTATTAACATTGCTGATAATGTAATCAATGTTAGTCCAGTCTCTGAAAGTATTGAAAACTGGGCACAAGCCGGAACTGCAAGAGCTTTAATCAATAATATGGTTAAAGGTGTAACAGTTGGTTTCGAAAAGAAACTTATTTTGGTTGGTGTTGGTTATCGTGCGAAAGCTGAAGGTCAAAATCTTAATTTGACATTAGGTTTTTCTCACCCAGTAAATCATGCAATCCCAGCTGGAATTACAGTTGAAACCCCAACACAGACAGAAATCTTAATTAAAGGTGCTGATAAACAGGTTGTTGGTCAAATTGCTTCAGAAATTCGTGGATACCGTCCTCCTGAGCCTTATAAAGGTAAGGGTGTTAAGTATTCTGATGAGTTTATTCTTCGCAAAGAAGCTAAGAAGAAATAGGTAGGGAATTGAAAATGGATAAAAAAACTACCAGACTTCGTAGAGCTAAAAAAGTAAGAGCTAAAATTGCTACTCAAAAAGTTGCACGCTTAAGTATCCACAGAACACCAAGACATATTTATGCGCAGTTGATTTCAGCTGATGGTGTGACTGTTGTTGCTTCAAGTTCTACTTTACAAGCAGAAGTCAAAAAAGAAATCAGCTATTCTGGTAACAAGGATGCTGCAAAAGTTGTTGGTAAATTCATCGCTGAAAAAGCAAAAGCTGCAGGTATTACTGCAGTTGCCTTTGATCGTTCTGGTTTTAAATACCATGGCCGTGTAAAAGATTTAGCTGATTCTGCGCGTGAAAACGGACTAGAGTTTTAATAAAAGGGTTCAAAATGTCTTCAAAGGAATTACAAGAAGGTCAAGATGGCCTAGTTGAAAAGCTCGTTTCTGTTCGCCGTGTTGCTAAAGTAGTAAAGGGTGGTCGTGTATTTGCGTTCTCAGCACTAACTGTTGTTGGTGATGGAGAAGGTCGAGTTGGTTATGGAAGTGGTAAGGCAAGTGAAGTTCCTGTTGCAATTAAAAAGGCAATGGAGCAAGCTCGTCGTAACATGAAGTCTGTTAGCTTAGATGGCAGCACTTTACAGTATCCAATTAACTTCAAGCAAGGTGCAGCTAACATTGTTATGATGCCAGCTTCTGAAGGTACTGGTGTTATTGCTGGTGGTGCAATGCGTGCTGTTCTTGAAGCAGCGGGTGTTAAGGATGTATTGGCTAAATGTATCGGTACAACTAGACCTGTAAACGTAGTACGTTCAACCGTAAATGCATTAACTGGAATGAGCAGCCCAGAACTAATCGCGGCAAAACGTGGTAAAACTGTTGCTGAAATTTTAGGTGAATAAGATGGCTGATCAAAAAAAATTAAGTGTTACTTTGGTTAAAAGTTCTATTGGTCGTATTCCTAAGCATGTAGCATGCGTTAAGGGTTTAGGTCTTAGAAGAATGCACCATACTGTAACGGTTATTGATACTCCTGAAAATCGTGGAATGATCAATAAAGTTTCATATATGTTAAAAGTTGAGGAAGCATAAGATGCAACTAAATACTTTACAACCCGCTGAAGGCGCTAAAAAAGCCTATAAGCGTAGAGGTCGTGGACAAGGTTCTGGCTTAGGTAAGATGGGTGGCCGTGGTCACAAGGGACAAAAGTCTCGTTCTGGTGGTATGCCAAGAATCGGTTTTGAAGGTGGTCAAATGCCTTTACAACGTCGTCTACCAAAAGTTGGTTTCACGTCACGCAAAGCAGCAAGCGTTGCAGAGATTCGTTTAGATACCTTGTCTAAAATTGATGCTGAAATTATTGATGTTGCCGTTTTAAAAGCAGCAGATTTTTTTTCTGACACAATTAAAGAAGTTAAGGTAATCAATTCTGGCGAATTAACAAAAGCAGTAAAATTGTCAGGTTTGAGAATTACAGAATCGGCTAAATCAGCTGTTTTAGCAGCCGGTGGTTCAGTCGAGTAATTTATGAAGAGTCAAGCAAGCGTATCAAGTGGAGCTGGTGAGTTAAAAAATAAAATATTTTTTGTACTTGCTGCTCTCATTATTTATAGATTAGGAACTCATGTTCCTGTTCCTTTAATTGATCCAATTGCTCTGGCTGCAATGTTTGAACAACAAAAAGGTACCATTCTTGACATGTTTAACATGTTTTCGGGTGGTGCCTTGCAACGTTTATCTATTCTGGCTTTAGGGATTATGCCCTATATTTCAGCATCTATCATTATGCAGCTTTTAACGGTGGTTTCCCCAACCTTAGAGCAGATTAAAAAAGATGGTGAAGCAGGTCGTCGTAAAATCACCCAATATACTCGTTATGGAACAGTTGTATTAG
Encoded proteins:
- the rplW gene encoding 50S ribosomal protein L23, whose protein sequence is MKQERLLKVLLAPHISEKSAYAAEANQYVFKVEPTATKPEVKAAVESLFNVKVQSVNMINLKGKTKVFKGRVGKRNGVRKAIVRLVEGQEIDFSGAE
- the rpsJ gene encoding 30S ribosomal protein S10 translates to MATQNIRIRLKAFDHRLIDQSAKEITETAKRTGAQVRGPIPMPTRKERFTILVSPHVNKDARDQYELRTHKRMLDIVDPTDKTVDALMKLDLAAGVDVQLELR
- the rplD gene encoding 50S ribosomal protein L4 gives rise to the protein MEFKLIELTTGKESGSVSVAENVFGVEFNESLVHQVVTAYMNGARSGTKGQKNRAAVSGGGAKPWNQKGSGRARAGTSRSPIWVGGGRAFAGHNRDFSQKVNRKMYRGAMRSIISELGRTGRLVIVDEFKIDAPKTKEFKAKLANLSIEDVLVVTEGFDEYLYLSARNLYHADVCDVASLDPVSLIGFKNVIMTQGAVRQLEESLA
- the rplV gene encoding 50S ribosomal protein L22 yields the protein MQVSATHKFARISPQKARLVADMIRGKDVESAVNILTFSNKKAAELIKKVLNSAIANAENNEGADIDELKVTATFINEGPIMKRMRARAKGRGNRIQKRISHITVTVGDK
- the rpsS gene encoding 30S ribosomal protein S19, producing the protein MPRSVKKGPFVDHHLYKKVMEAQESGNKRPIKTWSRRSVILPDMIGLTLAVHNGKEHIPVFVSENMVGHKLGEFSMTRTFRGHAADKKAKR
- the rplC gene encoding 50S ribosomal protein L3, translated to MSIGVIGHKIGMTRIFDESGVSTPVTVIEVQPNRITQLKTASIDGYSAVQVTLGKKHAGRVSKPEAGHFAKAGVEAGVGLWEFRVDSDTDLAGLELGGEITVAQLSDLNVVDVTGVTKGKGFQGGVKRHNFRTQDMTHGNSVSHRAPGSIGQNQTPGRVFKGKKMAGHMGAVRQTTQNLGLVKVDVENNLLLIKGAVPGAKGSTVIVRKTVK
- the fusA gene encoding elongation factor G, with the translated sequence MARTTPLERYRNIGIMAHIDAGKTTTTERILYYTGVSHKIGEVHDGGATMDWMEQEQERGITITSAATTAHWSGMAKQYAQHRINIIDTPGHVDFTIEVERSLRVLDGAVTCFCSVSGVEPQSETVWRQADKYGVPRMGFVNKMDRAGANFLNVNQMVIDRLGAKPVPMQLPIGAEETFRGVVDLVKMQAIYWEEENMGMQYRYEDIPADMIKLCQEWREKMVESAAEASEELMDKYLEEGDLSEAEIKEGIRKRCIAVEIVPMFCGSAFKNKGVQTLLDGVIDYLPAPIDVPAIKGELEDGTPAERHSTDDEPFAALAFKIMTDPYVGTLTFMRVYSGFLAAGSPVYNSVKQKRERVGRMLQMHANSREEIKEVRAGEIACAVGLKDTTTGDTLCDPDNRIILERMDFPEPVISIAIEPKTKADQEKMGIALGKLAAEDPSFRVHTDEETGETIISGMGELHLDIIVDRMKREFSVEANIGAPQVSYRETIRTAVEAEGKFVRQSGGRGQYGHVVFKMFPQEPGTGFEFVNSTVGGSVPREYISAVEKGAKAQLENGVIAGFPMVDVKVELIDGSYHDVDSNEMAFSVAAGMGVKAGAAKANPVILEPIMAVEVTTPEEYMGDIIGDLNRRRGLVLAMDDIPTGKSVKAEVPLSEMFGYSNQMRSLTQGRANYSMEFKKYNDAPRNIQEEIIAKSKKGS
- the rplB gene encoding 50S ribosomal protein L2 — protein: MAIIKKSKPTSPGRRFVVQIVEPTLHKGKPHAALLEKKSKKGGRNSNGRITVRHQGGGHKQHYRLVDFKRDKDGIPATVERLEYDPNRTAHIALIKYADGHRAYILAPKNVTAGDVIESGAHVSIKPGNCLPLRNIPVGTVVHALEMRPGKGAQIARSAGAAVQIAGRDGAYVLVKLRSGEMRKILSECRATIGEVGNSEHSLRKLGKAGASRWRGVRPTVRGVAMNPVDHPHGGGEGRSSGGRHPVSPWGVPTKGKKTRSNKRTDKMIVRRRNSK
- the rpsC gene encoding 30S ribosomal protein S3; translated protein: MGQKVHPVGIRLGITKDWNARWYADSKHYSDFLVSDVEIRKILNEKLSHASISKIHIERVANGVRVTLHTARPGVVIGKKGEDIEKIKQLLMAKTGLPVNINIEEIKKPELDAKLVAESIAQQLEKRIQFRRAMKRAVGNAMRIGAGGIKVNISGRLNGAEIARAEWYREGRVPLHTFRADIDYATFEADTTYGKIGVKVWIFKGEKLGKFSLDNEKQATAKKGRN
- the tuf gene encoding elongation factor Tu, whose translation is MAKAKFERSKPHVNVGTIGHVDHGKTTLTAALTIVQARKFGGEVKDYGQIDNAPEERERGITISTSHVEYESEARHYAHVDCPGHADYVKNMITGAAQMDGAILVCSAADGPMPQTREHILLSRQVGVPYIVVFLNKADMVDDEELMELVEMEIRELLDMYDFPGDDTPVIMGSALKAIEGDQSEIGEPAIARLVEALDTYIPTPTRETDKPFLMPVEDIFSIQGRGTVATGRIETGVIKVGETVQIIGIRPTTETTVTGVEMFRKLLDQGEAGDNVGILLRGTKREDIERGQVLAHKGTVTPHTKFEAEVYVLGKDEGGRHTPFFNGYRPQFYFRTTDVTGACQLPAGVEMVMPGDNVQMTVELINPIAMSEGLRFAIREGGRTVGAGVVAKILA